One window from the genome of Acuticoccus sp. I52.16.1 encodes:
- a CDS encoding PLP-dependent aminotransferase family protein, with the protein MTKYAGGALIPTLKVERNDAANLSMQLATHLRELILSGDLPPGTRLPASRVLAGEQGVSRTTAVAAYEQLTSEGLLVSRVGAGTYISDEVRTPPAHAVPFETTARLPRLAHFSREISEQFFPRLAHPSAPRAFVTGMPAFDAFPMAQWSRLSAKYWRGQRAAIMSYPDATGLPALRAEICRHLRANRGLVCRPEEVFVFAGAQDAFVQIAQILLDPGDRVWMENPGAIGARNAFLSRGAELVPVPVDAEGIDVAAGRRACPDMRMAFVTPAHQHPMGYTMSRDRRFELLAAAEDCGAWIVEDDYVGEFHYGRSPLPPLKALDGSGRVVYIGTFSKALFPAIRLGYAVVPSALVDIFERTLGAAAHGVSHAMQSIVAEFLAEGHFSAHLRRMRDLYRERRDALMAAGARHLAGRLQLLATDTGFHTVGLLPRAVDERRVTDAAMAAGLATAPLSRFALSPLSVKGLTLGFSAISPHEIEKGVERLAAVLQR; encoded by the coding sequence GTGACGAAGTATGCCGGCGGGGCGTTGATCCCGACGCTGAAGGTCGAGCGGAACGACGCGGCCAACCTGTCGATGCAGCTGGCGACGCACCTGCGCGAGCTGATCCTGTCGGGCGATCTGCCGCCGGGCACCCGGCTGCCGGCGAGCCGCGTGCTGGCCGGTGAGCAGGGCGTGTCGCGCACCACGGCGGTCGCGGCCTACGAGCAGCTCACCTCCGAGGGGCTCCTGGTCAGCCGGGTCGGTGCCGGCACCTACATCAGCGACGAAGTGCGCACGCCGCCCGCCCATGCGGTGCCGTTCGAGACGACGGCGCGGCTGCCGCGCCTCGCCCACTTCAGCCGCGAGATCTCCGAGCAGTTCTTCCCGCGGCTCGCCCATCCCTCCGCGCCGCGCGCCTTCGTGACCGGGATGCCGGCGTTCGACGCCTTCCCGATGGCGCAGTGGTCCCGCCTCTCGGCGAAATATTGGCGCGGGCAGCGTGCGGCGATCATGTCCTATCCCGACGCCACCGGGCTTCCCGCCCTTCGCGCCGAGATCTGCCGCCATCTGCGCGCCAACCGGGGCCTCGTGTGTCGGCCGGAGGAGGTCTTCGTCTTCGCCGGCGCGCAGGACGCCTTCGTGCAGATCGCACAGATCCTGCTCGACCCCGGCGACCGGGTGTGGATGGAGAACCCCGGCGCGATCGGCGCCCGCAACGCCTTCCTGTCCCGCGGCGCCGAGCTGGTCCCGGTCCCCGTCGACGCCGAGGGGATCGACGTCGCCGCCGGCCGCCGCGCGTGCCCCGACATGCGCATGGCCTTCGTCACCCCCGCCCATCAGCACCCGATGGGCTACACGATGAGCCGCGATCGCCGGTTCGAGCTGCTGGCCGCCGCCGAGGACTGCGGCGCCTGGATCGTCGAGGACGATTATGTCGGCGAGTTCCACTATGGCCGCTCGCCGCTGCCACCGCTCAAGGCGCTCGATGGGTCGGGGCGGGTGGTCTACATCGGCACGTTCTCGAAGGCGCTGTTTCCGGCGATCCGGCTCGGCTACGCGGTGGTCCCGTCCGCGCTGGTCGATATCTTCGAGCGCACGCTCGGGGCCGCCGCGCACGGGGTGTCGCACGCCATGCAGTCGATCGTCGCCGAATTCCTCGCCGAGGGGCACTTCTCGGCGCACCTGCGGCGCATGCGCGACCTCTACCGCGAGCGCCGCGACGCGCTGATGGCGGCGGGCGCACGTCACCTCGCCGGCCGCCTCCAGCTGCTGGCGACGGACACCGGCTTCCACACCGTCGGCCTTCTGCCGCGGGCCGTCGACGAGCGGCGCGTGACGGATGCGGCGATGGCGGCGGGGCTCGCCACGGCGCCGCTGTCGCGCTTCGCCCTGTCGCCCCTCTCGGTCAAGGGACTGACGCTCGGCTTCAGCGCGATCTCTCCGCACGAAATCGAGAAGGGGGTCGAGCGGTTGGCGGCAGTGCTACAGCGGTAG
- a CDS encoding GMC family oxidoreductase produces the protein MEAAQIDHCDVVVVGAGSAGCVVAARLSERADLAVTVVEAGGSDRSIWVRMPIGYGGAFYHPTLNWRYYTEPDEGLGGRKAYWPRGKVVGGSSSINAMVYVRGQAADYDGWAAAGNPGWSYRDLLPYFRRLESNVTGASEWRGGDGPISVRDVAAAAHPLSHAFVEAAVQAGFTRNTDFNGADQEGVGFFQVTTRDGLRCSAATGYLHPALKRRNLTLLTDAAVTRILFDGTRAIGVEVVKGGATRRIMARREVVLSAGAIGSPQILQLSGVGDPAKLAGLGITPVLDAPTVGRNLMDHVGFDLLYEATVPTLNQTLGPLFARGLAGIRYLATRDGPLSLSVNQAGGFVRGGPERARPNLQLYFSPLSYTRAVPGKRRLTQPDRFPGFMIGISNTHPKSRGWLHIRSADPAAAPEIHPHYYSEPEDLEELIDSVALMRGIAEQAPLKRVIKRELTPGPEVTDRGALVAYIRATTTSVFHPCGTCAMGPDAAAGAVVDPALKVHGLTGLRVADASIMPAITAGNLNAPSLMVGEKAADLIRADL, from the coding sequence GTGGAAGCCGCTCAGATCGATCATTGCGACGTCGTCGTGGTGGGCGCCGGGTCGGCCGGCTGCGTCGTCGCCGCACGGCTTTCCGAGCGGGCCGACCTCGCGGTCACCGTCGTCGAGGCCGGCGGATCGGACCGCAGCATCTGGGTGCGGATGCCGATCGGCTACGGCGGCGCCTTCTACCATCCGACGCTCAACTGGCGCTACTACACCGAGCCGGACGAGGGCCTGGGGGGCCGCAAAGCCTACTGGCCGCGCGGCAAGGTCGTCGGCGGCTCGTCGTCGATCAACGCGATGGTCTACGTCCGGGGCCAGGCGGCGGATTATGACGGGTGGGCCGCGGCCGGAAATCCCGGCTGGTCCTACCGCGACCTGCTTCCATATTTCCGCCGGCTGGAGAGCAACGTCACCGGCGCCAGCGAGTGGCGCGGCGGCGACGGCCCCATCAGCGTGCGTGACGTCGCCGCCGCGGCGCACCCGCTCTCCCACGCCTTCGTCGAGGCGGCGGTGCAGGCCGGCTTCACCCGCAACACCGATTTCAACGGGGCCGACCAGGAGGGCGTCGGCTTCTTCCAGGTCACCACGCGCGACGGCCTGCGCTGCTCGGCGGCGACCGGCTACCTCCACCCGGCGCTGAAACGGCGCAACCTGACCCTCCTCACCGACGCGGCGGTCACCCGGATCCTCTTCGACGGCACGCGCGCAATCGGCGTCGAGGTGGTGAAGGGCGGCGCGACGCGGCGCATCATGGCACGGCGCGAGGTGGTCTTGTCGGCCGGCGCCATCGGCTCGCCGCAGATCCTCCAGCTCTCCGGTGTCGGCGATCCGGCCAAGCTCGCCGGCCTCGGCATCACGCCGGTGCTGGACGCGCCGACGGTGGGCCGCAATCTGATGGACCACGTCGGCTTCGACCTCCTCTACGAGGCCACGGTGCCGACGCTGAACCAGACGCTCGGCCCCCTGTTCGCGCGGGGCCTCGCCGGCATCCGCTACCTCGCCACGCGCGACGGCCCGCTGTCGCTCAGCGTCAACCAGGCCGGCGGGTTCGTGCGCGGCGGTCCGGAGCGGGCGCGACCGAACCTGCAACTCTACTTCTCGCCGCTCTCCTACACCCGCGCGGTGCCGGGCAAACGCCGGCTGACGCAGCCGGACCGGTTCCCCGGCTTCATGATCGGCATCTCCAACACCCACCCCAAGAGCCGCGGCTGGTTGCACATCCGGTCGGCCGACCCCGCCGCGGCGCCGGAGATACACCCGCATTATTATTCCGAGCCCGAAGATCTCGAAGAGCTGATCGACTCGGTCGCGCTGATGCGCGGCATCGCCGAGCAGGCGCCGTTGAAGCGCGTCATCAAGCGGGAGCTGACGCCGGGCCCCGAGGTGACCGACCGCGGAGCCCTGGTGGCCTACATCCGTGCCACCACGACCTCCGTCTTCCACCCCTGCGGCACCTGCGCGATGGGACCGGATGCAGCCGCCGGCGCGGTGGTCGACCCGGCGCTGAAGGTCCACGGCCTCACCGGCCTGCGGGTCGCCGACGCGTCGATCATGCCCGCGATCACCGCCGGCAACCTCAACGCGCCGTCGTTGATGGTCGGCGAGAAGGCGGCCGACCTCATCCGCGCCGACCTGTAA
- a CDS encoding cyclase family protein has protein sequence MNKRWTHRPEGSNWGDFGPDDQVGRMNLVTPEARLRGAKEIREGLAFCLSLPLDYPGGNVLMPLRREPVFRHERRGEGHNYNYEMSGVSPCYCDIVSDDAVTLYTQYSTQWDALAHVGQMFDVDGDGTAEKVYYNGYQGGRDITGPDDGEARGAEALGIENLAATGVQGRGVLVDLERLHGRERVAVGYDGLMRAMEGMDVTIEPGDFLCLYTGFADLILSMNKKPDPDVLATSCAALDGRDDKLLNFITDSGIAAICADNFAVEAYPARTPDSERYPALPLHNHCLFKLGIHLGELWYYAQLAAWLREAKRSAFFLTAPPLRLPGSVGSPLTPIATV, from the coding sequence ATGAACAAGCGCTGGACGCACCGGCCGGAGGGATCCAACTGGGGCGACTTCGGTCCCGACGATCAGGTCGGGCGGATGAACCTCGTCACGCCCGAGGCGCGCCTGCGCGGTGCGAAGGAGATCCGCGAGGGCCTCGCCTTCTGCCTCTCCCTGCCGCTCGACTATCCGGGCGGCAACGTCCTGATGCCGCTGCGGCGCGAGCCGGTCTTCCGCCACGAGCGCCGCGGCGAGGGCCACAACTACAACTACGAAATGAGCGGCGTCTCACCCTGCTACTGCGACATCGTCAGCGACGACGCGGTGACGCTCTACACCCAGTATTCGACGCAGTGGGACGCGCTCGCCCACGTCGGCCAGATGTTCGACGTCGACGGCGACGGCACCGCGGAGAAGGTCTACTACAACGGCTACCAGGGCGGGCGGGACATCACCGGGCCCGACGACGGCGAGGCCCGCGGCGCCGAAGCGCTCGGCATCGAGAACCTCGCCGCGACGGGCGTCCAGGGTCGCGGCGTGCTGGTCGACCTCGAGCGCCTGCACGGCCGAGAGCGCGTCGCCGTCGGCTACGACGGGCTGATGCGGGCGATGGAGGGAATGGACGTCACCATCGAGCCGGGCGACTTCCTGTGCCTCTACACCGGCTTCGCCGACCTGATCCTGTCGATGAACAAAAAGCCCGATCCGGACGTCCTCGCCACATCCTGCGCCGCGCTCGACGGGCGGGACGACAAGCTGTTGAATTTCATCACCGACAGCGGCATCGCGGCGATCTGCGCCGACAATTTCGCGGTGGAGGCCTACCCGGCGCGCACGCCCGACAGCGAGCGTTACCCGGCGCTGCCGCTCCACAACCACTGCCTCTTCAAGCTCGGCATCCACCTGGGCGAACTGTGGTACTACGCGCAGCTCGCGGCGTGGCTGCGCGAGGCGAAGCGGTCGGCCTTCTTCCTGACCGCCCCGCCGCTGCGCCTCCCCGGCTCGGTCGGCTCTCCGCTCACCCCGATCGCCACCGTCTGA
- a CDS encoding NAD-dependent epimerase/dehydratase family protein: MPGHVLIAGASGVIGRAAVERFAAAGWRVTALSRRDPALACAYDHRAVDLTDAAACAAAVAALDAPTHLVYAAVFEEADLVTGWRSERQMATNLAMLRNLLEPLAATGTLRHVSQFQGTKAYGVHIRPFPVPARESWPRHDHANFYWLQEDFARDLGARTGFDLTVWRPQVVFGDAVGAVMNILPVIGAFAVLEAAEGRPLAFPGGPDYVLEAVDARLVAGALLWAADAEGARGETFNITNGDVFVWRNVWPAIAEALGAATGPDAPRSLADTLPPRSEEWRALATRLGLAEPDLGALMGRSHHYADFVFATGAKRPPAPVIVSTIKLRQAGFHACTDTETMFRELVAALQARRILPSREELAHLGRDR; the protein is encoded by the coding sequence GTGCCCGGCCACGTCCTCATCGCCGGCGCGTCGGGCGTCATCGGTCGCGCGGCGGTGGAGCGCTTCGCCGCCGCCGGCTGGCGCGTCACGGCGCTGTCGCGGCGCGATCCGGCGCTGGCGTGCGCCTACGACCACCGCGCCGTCGACCTCACCGACGCGGCCGCCTGCGCCGCCGCGGTCGCCGCGCTCGATGCGCCGACGCACCTCGTCTACGCGGCCGTCTTCGAAGAGGCGGACCTCGTCACCGGCTGGCGCTCGGAGCGGCAGATGGCGACCAACCTCGCCATGCTGCGCAACCTCCTGGAGCCGCTGGCGGCGACGGGCACGCTGCGCCACGTCTCGCAGTTCCAGGGCACCAAGGCCTACGGGGTGCACATCCGCCCCTTCCCGGTGCCGGCGCGCGAGAGCTGGCCGCGCCACGACCACGCCAACTTCTACTGGCTGCAGGAGGACTTCGCCCGCGACCTCGGCGCCCGTACCGGCTTCGACCTCACGGTCTGGCGCCCGCAGGTGGTGTTCGGCGACGCGGTGGGCGCGGTGATGAACATCCTCCCGGTGATCGGCGCGTTCGCGGTACTGGAGGCGGCCGAGGGTCGCCCGCTCGCCTTCCCCGGCGGCCCGGACTACGTGCTGGAGGCGGTCGACGCGCGCCTCGTCGCGGGCGCGCTCCTCTGGGCCGCCGACGCCGAGGGCGCGCGCGGCGAAACCTTCAACATCACCAACGGCGACGTGTTCGTGTGGCGCAACGTGTGGCCGGCGATCGCCGAGGCGCTGGGTGCCGCCACCGGCCCAGACGCGCCGCGCTCGCTCGCCGATACGCTGCCGCCGCGGTCGGAGGAATGGCGCGCCCTCGCCACCCGCCTGGGGCTCGCCGAGCCGGACCTCGGCGCCCTCATGGGCCGCTCGCATCACTATGCCGACTTCGTCTTCGCCACCGGCGCCAAGCGCCCGCCGGCGCCGGTGATCGTCTCGACGATCAAGCTGCGACAGGCCGGCTTCCACGCCTGCACCGACACCGAGACCATGTTCCGCGAACTCGTCGCGGCGCTTCAGGCGCGCCGCATCCTGCCGAGCCGCGAAGAACTGGCGCATCTGGGGAGAGACCGATGA